One stretch of Armigeres subalbatus isolate Guangzhou_Male chromosome 2, GZ_Asu_2, whole genome shotgun sequence DNA includes these proteins:
- the LOC134212062 gene encoding replication termination factor 2 yields the protein MGCDGGTIPRRDELVRLKKKPEQKDKDAERQFRWKHCNLTQERLQQPIVMCGLGRLYSKQNVIEHLLEGKMPEACVHIKSLKDIKDLNLTANPAYEEAQDDKSAQFICTLIGLEMSGQFRFVALWKCGCVFSERALKEVKDKNCSVCLTPFSEEDVVILNGTQEDMDLMRTRMEARVARLKAEKKAKSDKKIKAKEASTAETMASNGEKDALEAGPSKPITAVKPGNTSHKPIIPNKRALISDKIGDDPTFKKSKQDYSVAKDPKATAVYKSLFTSHDSEKDQKRAHWVTYNPFYN from the exons ATGGGTTGCGATGGTGGCACTATACCGAGGCGTGACGAGTTGGTTCGCTTAAAGAAAAAACCAGAACAG AAAGACAAGGATGCGGAACGGCAGTTCCGATGGAAGCACTGCAATCTGACCCAGGAACGTCTCCAGCAGCCGATCGTAATGTGCGGCCTTGGCAGATTATACTCCAAACAGAACGTCATCGAACACCTGCTAGAGGGCAAAATGCCCGAAGCGTGCGTTCACATCAAATCGCTCaaggacatcaaagatctgaATCTGACGGCCAACCCGGCGTACGAAGAAGCTCAGGACGATAAAAGTGCTCAGTTCATCTGCACCCTGATTGGACTGGAAATGAGCGGACAGTTTCGATTCGTTGCCCTCTGGAAGTGCGGTTGCGTGTTCTCGGAACGAGCGTTGAAGGAAGTTAAGGATAAAAATTGTTCTGTT TGCCTGACTCCATTCTCAGAGGAAGACGTCGTTATACTGAACGGCACGCAAGAAGATATGGATCTTATGCGGACACGCATGGAAGCTAGAGTTGCTCGATTGAAGGCTGAGAAGAAAGCTAAATCGGATAAGAAAATCAAAGCCAAGGAGGCTTCCACAGCAGAAACTATGGCAAGTAATGGCGAAAAGGATGCTCTGGAAGCTGGACCGTCAAAACCGATCACCGCCGTTAAACCAGGCAATACGTCACATAAGCCAATCATTCCGAACAAGAGAGCTCTTATCAGTGACAAAATTGGGGACGATCCGACGTTCAAAAAGTCGAAGCAGGACTACAGTGTGGCTAAGGACCCCAAAGCTACGGCGGTCTACAAATCGCTTTTCACGAGCCATGACAGCGA
- the LOC134212058 gene encoding nonsense-mediated mRNA decay factor SMG8 has product MNPVESFVFPDIPKTIRDGLFKHDKQMIIVGIIGKSSARSCNKLTGFNLLTTHPTLTDSECCEGRIKFYFENDGNILYLHFETTFDQQIMAEQLAKAIETGVQDNFVNFNSHVRTRFARVLLFAIQVCHMIVLVEPTSVFDTSYLSIFKSLKIIREKYVLKFLPKLLKASNVGNYMGKEARLCSPRFIFLFEGTSDIRSEDVDKLEALESAVEEDIYKMLRNEFIITNNSAMSLFSIPRSKKFVFFSSDSKAKSDPLLDSIDMLMEYLDKPSAGQQGEKNEEDFMNSLRPYDGYGMSAWSMGAASGKPESDRSILTLIKKHVAEAFEHGFDDSVSKYRGRSHFAVPGVKSWFEGFKFLHKIFIENPDNQNYEPGDVDYKAFLENFHKVIDIDERFFADVCEHGMELAMVNYKDMLPHHYSGAFHEKKYQQARELFLRYARGPEVEKHEIKLKDYCDSIWLNGKQQCEFPSLRGNPCALGKHKANDPTDHSSNVVFISACNCGRTQGHREDPYTIRQANFEFYQLIAKSCSNCTILERVQFPVFEPSSSDFRAAEFINKNLSNLMSLENSNRTPDTGTHPPMTNEHSPHLSGSQKSQDSASNLTFSSIDDKEENVTPSKNYGSQRNEDEVMEQEPLNEIVIKIGDHAEQSDKDKAILRQPSTTEYLPGMLHAASPAGLLPQFPSWSLVCLGPSSIYTHNSGIPEHIQSGFLSGSNCLLPWDVSVRLEHAQSWAASYEKIRNRKKNASNSKSNDTSNNFSLKIFIGVEYECLRGHRFIMSGPNTVLRGGSSSIVRDSGSKVVFNDMPIYFPCLCRNSNVAQLMRVHIVTPKAPVNVILEPKVKIFQNNTQSNLTFTTGQSEPIKLTQSSYWILRLPFVYEEDNGPLMPPSDVNANTAAMHGVLMAGMYGIKESEITEELV; this is encoded by the exons atgaatcctgtaGAAAGTTTCGTTTTTCCGGATATCCCCAAGACAATACG cgATGGACTCTTCAAACACGACAAACAGATGATCATAGTTGGTATAATCGGCAAGAGCTCCGCGCGTAGCTGTAACAAGTTAACTGGGTTCAACTTGCTGACCACACACCCAACACTGACGGATTCAGAGTGCTGTGAG GGCCGCATAAAATTTTACTTCGAGAACGATGGAAACATCCTATATCTACATTTCGAGACCACATTTGATCAACAGATCATGGCAGAACAATTGGCGAAAGCCATTGAAACCGGTGTCCAGGATAACTTCGTAAATTTCAATAGTCATGTGCGTACCAGATTCGCGCGCGTGCTACTTTTCGCTATTCAGGTTTGCCACATGATCGTGCTTGTGGAACCGACGTCGGTTTTCGACACAAGCTATCTCTCGATCTTTAAGTCACTGAAGATTATACGTGAGAAGTACGTGCTGAAATTTTTGCCGAAACTACTTAAAGCCTCAAACGTAGGCAACTACATGGGTAAAGAAGCTCGGTTATGCAGTCCGAGGTTCATATTCCTATTTGAGGGCACAAGCGATATCAGGTCGGAAGACGTTGACAAGTTAGAAGCATTGGAAAGTGCTGTAGAAGAGGATATCTATAAAATGCTAAGAAATGAATTTATAATAACGAACAACAGTGCCATGTCGCTGTTTTCCATTCCACGAAGCAAGAAGTTTGTCTTCTTCAGCAGTGATTCCAAGGCCAAATCGGATCCATTGCTTGATTCAATAGATATGTTGATGGAGTACTTGGACAAGCCATCCGCAGGACAACAAGGTGAAAAGAATGAGGAAGATTTCATGAACAGTTTGCGCCCGTATGACGGTTATGGAATGTCGGCCTGGAGTATGGGAGCAGCGTCTGGTAAACCTGAATCCGACCGAAGTATCTTAACGCTCATCAAAAAGCACGTGGCGGAAGCATTTGAGCATGGTTTTGATGACAGTGTGTCGAAATACAGAGGTAGAAGCCATTTTGCG GTTCCAGGCGTCAAATCTTGGTTTGAAGGATTTAAGTTTCTACACaagattttcattgaaaacccAGATAATCAAAACTACGAGCCAGGAGATGTAGACTAT AAAGctttcctggagaacttccatAAGGTCATCGACATCGATGAACGATTCTTTGCTGACGTTTGTGAGCATGGTATGGAGCTTGCCATGGTCAATTACAAGGACATGCTGCCTCACCATTACAGCGGAGCGTTCCAcgagaaaaaatatcaacaagcccGGGAGCTTTTCTTGCGATACGCTCGTGGACCTGAGGTCGAAAAACATGAAATCAAACTAAAGGATTACTGTGACTCGATCTGGTTGAACGGAAAGCAACAATGTGAATTCCCAAGTCTGCGTGGAAATCCCTGCGCTCTCGGAAAGCACAAGGCAAACGACCCGACAGATCATTCCAGCAATGTTGTATTCATATCTGCGTGCAACTGTGGTCGGACCCAGGGCCATCGCGAAGATCCGTATACAATCAGACAGGCTAACTTTGAGTTCTATCAACTTATTGCAAAAAGCTGTAGTAATTGCACTATACTGGAAAGAGTCCAATTTCCTGTATTCGAACCGTCAAGTAGCGACTTCCGAGCAGCAGAATTTATTAACAAGAACTTGTCAAATTTAATGTCGCTTGAAAATTCAAACAGAACTCCCGATACTGGTACCCACCCTCCGATGACCAACGAACATTCCCCACACTTGTCTGGAAGTCAAAAAAGTCAGGACAGTGCTTCAAATCTGACATTCAGTAGCATCGATGATAAGGAGGAAAATGTAACCCCGTCTAAGAATTATGGCAGTCAAAGAAACGAAGACGAAGTCATGGAACAAGAACCGCTGAACGAAATTGTCATCAAAATCGGTGACCATGCCGAACAGTCAGATAAAGACAAGGCTATTCTCAGGCAACCTTCCACAACGGAATATCTCCCAGGAATGTTGCACGCCGCAAGTCCGGCTGGACTGCTACCCCAGTTTCCTTCGTGGTCTCTTGTTTGTCTTGGGCCAAGTTCAATCTACACCCACAACAGTGGTATCCCAGAGCACATTCAAAGTGGATTCCTGTCTGGGTCAAATTGTCTGCTGCCGTGGGATGTCAGCGTCAGGCTTGAGCACGCTCAATCATGGGCTGCATCGTATGAAAAAATCAGAAACCGAAAGAAGAACGCATCCAATTCTAAATCAAATGACACCAGCAATAATTTCAGCTTGAAAATTTTCATCGGCGTCGAATACGAGTGTCTTCGGGGACATCGATTCATCATGAGCGGACCGAACACTGTGCTACGGGGTGGATCATCGAGTATCGTGCGAGACAGTGGCAGCAAAGTAGTCTTCAATGACATGCCAATCTACTTTCCGTGCCTGTGTCGCAATTCGAATGTCGCTCAGTTAATGCGAGTCCACATTGTAACGCCCAAGGCACCCGTGAACGTAATTCTAGAACCGAAAGTTAAAATATTCCAGAACAATACACAGAGCAATTTAACGTTCACCACGGGACAATCGGAGCCGATTAAACTTACGCAGAGCTCCTATTGGATTTTGCGGTTACCATTCGTATACGAAGAGGACAACGGTCCTTTGATGCCGCCTAGTGATGTGAATGCTAACACCGCGGCAATGCACGGAGTGTTGATGGCCGGAATGTACGGCATCAAGGAGAGCGAGATAACCGAAGAACTGGTTtga